From a single Nicotiana tomentosiformis chromosome 2, ASM39032v3, whole genome shotgun sequence genomic region:
- the LOC104100868 gene encoding uncharacterized protein: MADWGPVVIAVVLFVLLSPGLLFQLPGNSRAVEFANFQTSGLSIFIHTLLFFGFITIFLIAIGVHIYTG, from the coding sequence ATGGCTGATTGGGGACCAGTGGTAATAGCAGTGGTGCTATTTGTGCTGTTGAGCCCTGGGCTTCTCTTTCAACTACCAGGAAACAGCAGGGCGGTAGAGTTTGCCAATTTTCAGACAAGTGGACTCTCCATTTTCATACATACTCTTCTCTTCTTTGGCTTCATTACCATCTTCCTTATTGCCATCGGTGTCCACATTTACACCGGCTAG